One window of the Thermodesulfobacteriota bacterium genome contains the following:
- a CDS encoding hydrogenase iron-sulfur subunit, translating to MEKHWEPKILAFLCNWCSYAGADLAGTSRIQYPPNIRVIRVPCSGRINPLFILKALQSGADGVLVSGCHPGDCHYLSGNYVGRRKSATLKRFLEYLGLEEGRVQFSWVSAAEGVKFSQVIHEVTEDVRRLGPLRKFRRSMGSDGQPLHP from the coding sequence ATGGAAAAGCATTGGGAACCGAAGATTCTCGCCTTCCTTTGTAACTGGTGCTCCTATGCGGGAGCCGACCTCGCAGGCACCTCGAGGATCCAGTACCCCCCGAACATCCGGGTCATCCGGGTCCCTTGTTCGGGACGGATCAATCCCCTCTTCATCCTCAAGGCGCTCCAAAGCGGGGCCGACGGCGTCTTGGTCTCGGGATGTCACCCTGGAGACTGCCACTATCTGTCCGGAAACTATGTGGGAAGGAGGAAGTCCGCGACCTTAAAGCGATTCCTTGAATACCTCGGATTGGAGGAAGGCCGGGTGCAGTTTTCTTGGGTCTCTGCGGCCGAAGGCGTGAAGTTTTCCCAGGTCATCCATGAGGTGACCGAGGACGTGAGGCGATTGGGGCCCCTGAGGAAATTTAGAAGGTCGATGGGATCCGACGGCCAGCCTCTGCACCCATGA
- a CDS encoding 4Fe-4S dicluster domain-containing protein codes for MKFRLKKKDFETFLKGLIETYDLFAPVKLAEGVSVFKRVEDPREVNLDQLVPQKPAKEAFFPQTEVMFRFDRAEGHGQVRSTERLERDRVLLGARPCDMAALSIVEKVFDSPEYTDVYFAEKRRKTTLVGLGCNRPLSTCFCVSTGGGPFEKNGFDLFLTDLGEAYLVEPLTEKGTVLTRSPIFQEASPEEEERAGELAQQATKSVDGSLPVEGIEKRLDLMMESPFWDRVHEKCLGCGVCTFLCPTCHCFDISDEATNTRGERVRCWDSCLFPIYSLEPSGHNPRPTCRERTRQRLMHKLNYYPKNFGRVACVGCGRCIQFCPVQFDIREVLVYTSAKQRKESKERSG; via the coding sequence ATGAAGTTCAGGCTGAAAAAGAAGGATTTCGAAACCTTTCTGAAGGGATTGATCGAGACCTACGACCTTTTCGCACCGGTGAAGCTGGCCGAAGGGGTCTCCGTCTTCAAAAGGGTTGAAGATCCCAGGGAAGTGAACCTCGACCAGTTGGTTCCTCAAAAGCCAGCCAAAGAGGCCTTCTTCCCCCAAACCGAGGTGATGTTCCGCTTCGACCGGGCGGAGGGTCATGGCCAGGTGCGATCGACCGAACGGCTCGAGAGGGACAGGGTCCTTCTGGGCGCCCGACCCTGCGATATGGCGGCGCTCTCCATCGTCGAAAAGGTCTTCGACTCTCCCGAATATACCGATGTCTACTTCGCCGAGAAGAGGCGAAAGACGACCCTCGTGGGCCTGGGCTGCAATCGCCCCCTCTCCACCTGCTTCTGCGTCTCCACAGGAGGCGGCCCTTTCGAGAAGAACGGGTTCGATCTCTTCCTCACCGATTTAGGCGAGGCCTATCTCGTCGAACCGCTAACCGAGAAAGGGACGGTCCTCACCCGGAGTCCGATCTTCCAAGAGGCCTCTCCGGAAGAGGAGGAGCGGGCGGGGGAGCTGGCGCAACAGGCGACGAAGAGCGTGGACGGATCGCTCCCCGTGGAGGGGATCGAAAAACGGCTCGACCTGATGATGGAAAGTCCCTTCTGGGACCGGGTCCACGAAAAGTGCCTCGGATGCGGGGTCTGTACCTTTCTCTGCCCCACCTGCCACTGTTTCGACATCTCCGACGAGGCGACCAATACCCGGGGGGAGCGGGTCCGGTGCTGGGACTCCTGCCTCTTCCCCATCTATTCCTTGGAGCCCTCCGGCCATAACCCCCGCCCCACCTGCAGGGAACGGACCCGGCAGCGGTTGATGCACAAATTGAATTACTATCCGAAAAACTTCGGCAGGGTCGCCTGTGTGGGCTGCGGCCGTTGCATCCAATTCTGCCCGGTTCAATTCGACATTCGGGAGGTCTTGGTCTACACCTCCGCCAAGCAACGAAAAGAGTCGAAAGAGAGGTCCGGATAA
- a CDS encoding 4Fe-4S binding protein, whose amino-acid sequence MDQLKIQEKLKAVARDLLAKKEVDLIIGYRTWTLPLRTTPVFIRTPEGTESLVWNSFCENNLSTYLHKFRGVRVGLIVKGCDARSVVALGLEKRYVDHPPILIGVPCHRMVDRKKVKKAVKGEIREAIEKGDHLVVKGDGFEVTLKRDDYLYASCLTCTHRTPTQAHLLVGDPVEEAPLVEVHPEVADFERRPAEERWKFFEQETSRCIRCYACREACPMCYCSECFVDSSRPRWLGKSLSSQDLTFYHMVRAYHQTGRCSGCGACERACPMEIRLTYLTQKLNQEVKELYGFETGVRPEVPPPLSTFNLDDEQGFIK is encoded by the coding sequence ATGGATCAGCTCAAGATTCAAGAAAAGCTTAAAGCCGTGGCAAGGGACCTCCTGGCCAAGAAGGAGGTCGACCTGATCATCGGATACCGGACCTGGACCCTGCCTTTGAGGACGACACCGGTCTTCATCCGGACGCCGGAGGGCACCGAGAGCCTGGTCTGGAACTCCTTCTGCGAGAACAACCTCTCGACCTACCTCCACAAGTTCCGAGGGGTCAGGGTGGGATTGATCGTCAAAGGGTGCGATGCCCGTTCTGTCGTCGCCCTGGGCCTCGAAAAGAGATATGTGGATCATCCTCCTATCCTCATCGGCGTCCCCTGCCACCGGATGGTCGATCGAAAGAAGGTGAAAAAGGCGGTCAAAGGCGAGATCCGGGAGGCGATCGAGAAGGGAGACCATCTCGTCGTCAAGGGGGATGGCTTCGAAGTCACTCTCAAACGGGACGACTACCTCTACGCCTCCTGTTTAACCTGCACCCATCGAACACCCACCCAGGCCCATCTCCTCGTAGGAGATCCGGTGGAGGAAGCCCCCCTGGTCGAGGTCCATCCCGAGGTGGCCGATTTTGAGAGGAGGCCTGCCGAGGAACGGTGGAAGTTCTTCGAGCAGGAGACGAGCCGCTGTATCCGCTGTTACGCCTGTAGAGAGGCCTGCCCGATGTGCTACTGCTCCGAATGTTTCGTGGACTCCAGCCGTCCCAGGTGGCTCGGCAAAAGCCTCTCGTCCCAGGACCTCACCTTCTACCACATGGTTCGGGCCTATCATCAGACCGGAAGATGTTCGGGGTGCGGCGCCTGTGAGCGGGCCTGCCCCATGGAGATCCGCCTCACCTATCTCACACAGAAATTGAACCAGGAGGTGAAGGAGCTCTACGGATTTGAGACGGGAGTGAGGCCGGAGGTCCCTCCGCCCCTTTCGACCTTCAACCTGGATGATGAACAGGGATTTATCAAATGA
- a CDS encoding FAD-binding oxidoreductase, producing the protein MDIVKELRQIVGEKNVRTDQIERLCHSRDMSVHEGIPDAVVFASSTEEVSKILKLAYENDIKVIPRGSGTSTTGAVLACFGGIILDVSRMNKIKEIQKKDGYAVVEPGVICAQLNAALAPTHFFPPDPGSATIASIGGMVATNASGNRAIKYGTTKDYVMAMEVVLADGRVFRTGSTAPKTSSGYDLVHLFARSEGTLGVMTEITVKILPMPEYIAFAQLWFPEVEDAGKAAEGILGSGIPLSSCEILDRVSIEVVNKAMGLNIPENVGCILFIEIDGNRQAVKENIEKINRISKECNSLGEQWDDDPARRLKMWAGRQGLVPSLSKLRRGAKLVPLVEDFGVPISKIPETIRKLQAIRDKHNFPIPIFGHIGDGNLHAVLIIDGRKKEEWEVAKKIAQDFIDLTMELKGTLTAEHGIGIAKAPYIHHELGIGQEVMRAIKKALDPKNILNPGKLGLDDETKDIYAFFTYKEFVETPEKIKSFGPEVDNEIFACINCGFCRAGCTVYARTGLESENARGRVIQAYYMMKGLLEPSKEVADKFYLCTTCLNCKATCPAGVVVSEIVEAGRRKLVEAGFLPEIHKTLMENLRATGNPFGEPREKRTDVYPSTFKPKEGPVDALFFPGCVASFQDVNIVPNLMNIFEKAGISYTALGKDENCCGYISYLVGTEEFKEVGKKNVEAISKVQPKQIVTTCAGCYKTFKELYPKYLAFQTPVVNAIEYLDQLLQNGQLKFKEIPPVKVAYHDPCDLGRHLNIFEPPRDLLKKIPGVTLIEFKNNRLLAKCCGGGGGMKAFNTELSGEIAYQRMLEALEVGAETVVSACPACKANLQVAAARLRKEKKGKIKVMDITELVAEALA; encoded by the coding sequence ATGGACATCGTCAAGGAATTGAGACAGATCGTCGGCGAAAAGAACGTGAGGACGGATCAGATCGAGCGGCTCTGCCACTCCCGGGACATGTCCGTCCATGAAGGCATTCCCGATGCCGTCGTCTTCGCCTCATCGACCGAAGAGGTCTCCAAGATCCTGAAGTTGGCTTACGAGAACGATATTAAGGTGATCCCCCGGGGGTCCGGAACGAGCACCACGGGCGCGGTCCTGGCTTGCTTCGGGGGCATCATCCTCGACGTGAGCCGGATGAACAAGATCAAAGAGATCCAGAAGAAGGACGGCTATGCGGTCGTCGAGCCCGGGGTCATCTGCGCCCAGCTCAATGCCGCCCTCGCCCCCACCCATTTCTTCCCCCCGGACCCTGGAAGCGCTACGATCGCCTCGATCGGCGGGATGGTCGCCACCAATGCGAGCGGAAACCGCGCCATCAAATACGGGACGACCAAGGACTACGTCATGGCCATGGAGGTCGTCCTGGCCGATGGCCGGGTCTTCCGCACCGGCTCCACCGCACCGAAGACCTCCTCCGGATACGACCTGGTCCATCTCTTCGCCCGTTCCGAGGGGACCCTCGGGGTGATGACGGAGATCACGGTGAAGATCCTTCCGATGCCGGAATATATCGCCTTTGCCCAGCTCTGGTTCCCCGAGGTGGAGGACGCCGGAAAGGCAGCGGAGGGCATCCTCGGCTCCGGCATCCCTCTCTCCTCCTGTGAAATTTTGGACCGGGTCTCCATCGAGGTCGTCAATAAGGCGATGGGGCTCAACATCCCGGAAAACGTCGGCTGTATCCTCTTCATCGAGATCGACGGCAACCGGCAGGCCGTCAAGGAGAACATCGAAAAGATCAACCGGATCTCGAAGGAGTGTAACAGCCTGGGCGAGCAGTGGGACGACGATCCGGCCAGACGGTTGAAAATGTGGGCAGGCCGTCAGGGCCTCGTCCCCTCCCTCTCCAAATTGCGAAGAGGGGCCAAGCTGGTCCCCCTCGTCGAGGACTTCGGCGTGCCCATCTCCAAGATTCCCGAGACGATTCGGAAACTCCAGGCCATCCGGGACAAGCACAACTTTCCCATCCCGATCTTCGGCCATATCGGCGATGGCAACCTCCATGCCGTTCTGATCATCGATGGGAGGAAGAAAGAGGAATGGGAGGTCGCCAAAAAGATCGCCCAGGACTTCATCGACCTCACGATGGAGCTGAAGGGCACGCTGACCGCGGAACACGGGATCGGCATCGCCAAGGCCCCCTACATCCACCATGAACTGGGCATCGGCCAGGAAGTGATGCGTGCAATCAAGAAGGCCCTCGATCCCAAGAACATCCTCAATCCAGGGAAACTAGGGCTCGACGATGAAACCAAGGACATCTATGCCTTCTTCACCTACAAGGAATTCGTCGAGACGCCGGAGAAGATCAAAAGTTTCGGCCCCGAGGTGGATAACGAGATCTTCGCCTGCATCAACTGTGGCTTCTGCCGGGCCGGTTGCACGGTCTACGCCCGCACGGGCCTCGAATCGGAAAATGCCAGGGGCAGGGTGATCCAGGCCTACTACATGATGAAGGGCTTGCTTGAGCCCTCCAAGGAGGTGGCCGACAAGTTCTACCTCTGCACCACCTGCCTCAACTGCAAGGCCACGTGTCCCGCTGGCGTGGTCGTCTCCGAGATCGTGGAGGCCGGACGCCGAAAACTGGTCGAGGCAGGTTTCCTCCCGGAGATTCACAAAACCCTGATGGAGAACCTGAGGGCGACGGGAAATCCCTTTGGAGAACCGAGAGAGAAAAGGACCGACGTCTATCCCTCTACCTTCAAGCCCAAGGAGGGGCCGGTCGATGCCCTCTTCTTCCCGGGATGCGTCGCCTCGTTCCAAGACGTGAACATCGTCCCCAACCTGATGAACATCTTTGAGAAGGCCGGCATCTCCTATACCGCGCTGGGAAAGGACGAGAACTGCTGCGGCTACATCTCCTATCTCGTGGGGACCGAGGAGTTCAAGGAGGTGGGGAAGAAGAACGTCGAGGCCATCTCAAAGGTTCAACCGAAGCAGATCGTCACCACCTGTGCCGGCTGTTATAAAACCTTTAAAGAGCTCTACCCCAAGTACCTCGCCTTTCAGACGCCGGTCGTCAATGCCATCGAATACCTTGACCAACTGCTCCAGAACGGGCAGTTGAAGTTCAAAGAGATCCCGCCGGTCAAAGTCGCCTACCACGACCCCTGCGACCTGGGACGCCACCTCAACATCTTCGAGCCCCCGAGGGACCTCCTGAAAAAGATCCCAGGGGTGACCCTCATCGAATTCAAAAACAACCGACTCCTCGCCAAATGCTGCGGGGGCGGCGGGGGCATGAAGGCCTTCAACACGGAGCTCTCCGGCGAGATCGCCTATCAGCGGATGCTCGAAGCCCTCGAGGTGGGAGCCGAGACCGTCGTCTCGGCCTGCCCGGCCTGCAAGGCCAACCTCCAGGTCGCTGCGGCCAGGCTGCGAAAAGAGAAGAAAGGGAAGATCAAGGTGATGGACATCACCGAACTGGTCGCCGAGGCCCTCGCCTGA
- a CDS encoding FAD-dependent oxidoreductase has translation MTTSDKPTGAVLVVGGGIGGIQTSLDLAESGLKVYLLEKRMSIGGTMAQLDKTFPTNDCSMCIMSPKLVDAGRHRNIEILTNARVERVEGGPGHFRVHIHKKARYVTLEDCKACGECAKVCPIKIPNDYEQGLVTRAAIYQLFAQAMPSAYGIEKRGEPPCRAACPIHVNAQGYIALISAGKFEEALALVRAKNPFPGITGRICTHPCETACRRGEVEQPIAIDGLKRFVADLEIEDKTDLSVPPENGKKVAIVGSGPAGLLAAWDLRKKGYGVTIFEALPVAGGMLAVGIPEYRLPRAVLNKEIDYLRRMGVEIRLNTPVGKNLTLRGLKEQGYEAIFIATGAHVSRKLGLPGEEASGVLHAVDFLRKVALGQPVQVGERVVVIGGGNAAIDAARTVYRLGAKEVTIAYRRTRNEMPAQAEEIEEAEHEGIRIEYLTAPVSLLVENGRIKGVQCQRMTLGEPDESGRARPVPVPGSEFVLPADTLIPAISQEPDLSFLDPEDGIKTSRWGTIEADPLTLQTSVEWVFAGGDAVTGPQTYIDAMAAGRKAALSIDRYLKGEDLRKDREGEGPQKDYILVDIDGVEYRPRAPMRSIPLGERRSFAEVNLGLADAEAAIEEAKRCLQCAGCSECLECLKACEAKAIDHRMRDERLEIEVGAIVLSPGFEEFDPSIKSEYGYKRFPNVVTSIEFERFLSASGPFKGEVRRPSDGKHPKKVAWIQCVGSRDPHIGKGYCSSVCCMYATKEAVIAKEHAPELEATIFFMDMRAYGKDFDKYIERAKRDYGVRYIRSRISHLREAPETRNLILQYETEDGAMASEEFDLVVLSVGLEPAREHRELAEVFGVELDPFGFVKTDAYSPLLTSRPGIYVSGAFSGPKDVPETVAQASGAAAEASSLLAPARGELVTEKEFVPERNVNYEGPRIGVFICHCGINIGGVVDVPAVVQYARTLPHVVYVAENLYTCSQDTQEAIKKAIEEHRLNRIVVASCTPRTHEPLFQDTIRQAGLNRYLFEMANIRDQCSWVHMHQPEEATEKAKDLVRMAVAKAALLEPLSTQMVEMNQKALVIGGGLSGMAAALKIAESGFEVYLVEKEPQLGGKATKIHYLLDRDDLQSFLERMIRQVEKNPKIHLYKGTTIEKVEGFVGNFKTTVRNGEGTSVIDHGVVIVATGADEHRPRSYLYGQDPRVITQKELEERIALSPGSLRSLKNVVMIQCVESRNEERPFCSRVCCSEAIKNALKLKSICPEVNLYILYRDIRTYGLKETYYEKAREEGVLFIRYEPERPPKVEKGDEGVSVTVHEAILHDDLLIEADLLVLSPGMEAPREENERLSKMLKVPLNPDGFFLEAHMKLRPVDFATEGVYLAGLAHGPKSIEESLAQANAAVSRALTLLTKKQLETIGTVSEVNERTCVGCGLCESLCPYQAIEVVSKRTIVGEKRVAQVNKVLCKGCGVCTASCRSGSIDLKGFSTEEIFSQIVQLAAS, from the coding sequence ATGACGACTTCCGACAAACCGACCGGTGCAGTCCTCGTGGTGGGAGGCGGGATCGGAGGCATCCAGACCTCCCTCGACCTGGCGGAATCCGGGTTGAAGGTCTACCTCCTCGAAAAGAGGATGAGCATCGGCGGGACGATGGCCCAGCTCGACAAGACCTTTCCCACCAACGACTGCTCCATGTGCATCATGTCTCCCAAGCTGGTGGATGCTGGCCGCCACCGGAACATCGAAATCCTGACCAATGCACGCGTGGAGAGGGTGGAGGGGGGCCCCGGCCATTTCAGGGTTCACATCCATAAAAAGGCTCGCTATGTCACCCTTGAAGATTGCAAGGCCTGTGGGGAGTGTGCCAAGGTCTGCCCGATCAAGATCCCGAACGACTATGAACAGGGCCTGGTCACCCGTGCGGCCATCTACCAGCTCTTTGCCCAGGCCATGCCCAGTGCGTACGGGATCGAGAAGAGGGGCGAACCGCCCTGCAGGGCCGCCTGTCCGATCCACGTCAATGCCCAAGGTTACATCGCCCTGATCTCCGCAGGGAAGTTCGAGGAGGCCCTCGCTTTGGTGAGGGCGAAGAATCCCTTTCCCGGGATCACCGGCCGGATCTGCACCCACCCCTGTGAAACGGCCTGCCGAAGAGGAGAGGTTGAACAGCCGATCGCCATCGATGGCTTGAAACGGTTCGTCGCCGACCTCGAAATCGAGGACAAAACCGATCTCTCCGTGCCGCCCGAAAACGGAAAGAAGGTGGCGATCGTCGGCTCTGGCCCTGCAGGCCTTCTGGCCGCATGGGATTTGAGAAAGAAGGGTTATGGGGTCACCATCTTCGAGGCCCTTCCTGTGGCCGGGGGTATGCTCGCTGTGGGGATCCCGGAGTACCGTCTGCCCCGGGCGGTGTTGAACAAAGAGATCGATTACCTCAGGCGGATGGGCGTCGAAATCAGGCTCAACACACCCGTTGGGAAAAATCTCACCCTCCGAGGCCTTAAGGAACAGGGCTACGAGGCCATCTTCATCGCCACAGGCGCCCATGTGAGCCGGAAACTGGGGCTCCCGGGAGAGGAGGCCTCGGGCGTCCTCCATGCCGTGGACTTTTTGAGAAAAGTGGCCCTTGGCCAACCCGTCCAGGTGGGCGAGAGGGTCGTCGTCATCGGGGGAGGAAACGCAGCGATCGATGCGGCCAGGACCGTTTACAGGCTCGGGGCCAAAGAGGTGACCATCGCCTATCGGAGGACCCGAAACGAGATGCCCGCCCAGGCCGAGGAGATCGAAGAGGCGGAGCATGAGGGCATCCGGATCGAGTACCTCACGGCACCCGTCAGCCTCCTGGTCGAAAACGGAAGGATCAAGGGAGTCCAATGCCAGCGGATGACCCTTGGAGAGCCCGATGAATCCGGAAGGGCAAGGCCCGTGCCCGTCCCAGGCTCGGAGTTTGTCCTACCGGCCGACACCCTCATCCCTGCCATCAGCCAGGAACCTGACCTCTCCTTCCTCGACCCGGAGGACGGGATCAAAACCAGTCGATGGGGGACGATCGAAGCCGATCCCCTCACCCTCCAGACCTCGGTGGAGTGGGTCTTCGCTGGAGGTGATGCGGTCACGGGTCCGCAGACTTACATCGATGCCATGGCTGCAGGACGGAAGGCCGCCCTCTCCATCGATCGGTATTTAAAAGGGGAGGACCTGAGAAAGGATCGAGAGGGTGAAGGGCCTCAGAAGGATTACATCCTCGTCGACATCGACGGGGTCGAGTACCGGCCGAGGGCGCCCATGCGCTCGATCCCGCTCGGGGAGCGGAGAAGCTTTGCCGAGGTCAACCTCGGACTGGCCGATGCAGAGGCCGCCATCGAAGAGGCCAAACGCTGTCTCCAGTGCGCAGGGTGTTCGGAGTGTCTCGAATGCCTCAAGGCGTGCGAGGCCAAGGCCATCGATCACCGGATGAGAGACGAACGCCTCGAGATCGAGGTCGGGGCCATCGTCCTCTCCCCCGGCTTTGAGGAGTTCGATCCCTCGATCAAGAGCGAATACGGCTACAAGCGGTTTCCCAACGTGGTCACGAGCATCGAATTCGAACGCTTCCTCTCCGCCTCAGGCCCTTTCAAAGGCGAGGTACGCCGGCCTTCCGACGGAAAACATCCCAAAAAGGTGGCCTGGATCCAGTGCGTGGGATCGAGAGATCCCCATATCGGAAAGGGCTACTGCTCCTCGGTCTGCTGCATGTATGCCACCAAAGAGGCGGTCATCGCCAAGGAACATGCCCCGGAGCTCGAGGCCACCATCTTCTTCATGGACATGCGGGCCTATGGAAAGGACTTCGACAAATATATCGAGAGGGCCAAGAGGGACTACGGGGTCCGCTATATCCGCTCCAGAATCTCCCATCTTCGGGAAGCGCCCGAGACCCGAAACCTGATCCTCCAGTATGAGACGGAGGATGGGGCGATGGCCTCCGAGGAATTCGACCTCGTCGTCCTCTCGGTCGGGCTCGAACCGGCAAGGGAGCATCGGGAGCTCGCCGAGGTCTTCGGGGTGGAGCTCGATCCCTTCGGATTCGTGAAGACCGACGCCTATTCTCCTCTCCTGACCTCCAGGCCCGGCATCTACGTGAGCGGGGCCTTCTCGGGCCCGAAGGACGTCCCCGAAACCGTGGCCCAGGCCTCCGGAGCGGCTGCCGAGGCCTCCTCACTCCTTGCCCCTGCAAGGGGCGAGCTGGTCACGGAAAAGGAGTTCGTCCCTGAGAGAAATGTCAACTACGAAGGACCCCGAATCGGGGTCTTCATCTGCCATTGCGGGATCAATATCGGGGGCGTGGTCGATGTCCCTGCAGTTGTCCAATATGCCAGGACCCTGCCCCATGTGGTCTATGTGGCTGAAAACCTCTACACTTGCTCGCAGGACACCCAGGAGGCCATCAAGAAGGCGATCGAGGAGCATCGCCTCAACCGGATCGTCGTCGCCTCCTGCACGCCGAGGACCCACGAGCCCCTTTTCCAGGACACGATCCGGCAGGCCGGGCTGAACCGTTATCTCTTCGAGATGGCCAACATCCGGGACCAGTGCAGCTGGGTCCACATGCACCAACCCGAGGAGGCCACTGAGAAGGCCAAAGACTTGGTCCGGATGGCCGTGGCCAAGGCCGCCCTCCTCGAACCCCTCTCCACCCAGATGGTGGAGATGAACCAGAAGGCCCTGGTCATCGGAGGGGGCCTATCGGGGATGGCGGCCGCCTTGAAGATCGCCGAATCGGGGTTCGAGGTCTACCTCGTCGAAAAAGAACCGCAACTGGGGGGGAAGGCGACAAAGATCCACTACCTCCTCGACCGGGATGACCTACAGTCCTTCCTCGAACGGATGATCCGTCAGGTCGAGAAGAACCCCAAAATCCACCTCTACAAAGGAACCACCATCGAGAAGGTCGAAGGGTTCGTGGGAAACTTCAAGACGACGGTCCGAAACGGCGAGGGGACGAGCGTGATCGATCACGGGGTCGTCATCGTCGCCACCGGGGCGGACGAACACCGGCCTCGATCCTATCTCTACGGCCAGGATCCCAGGGTGATCACGCAGAAGGAGCTCGAAGAGAGGATCGCCCTCTCTCCCGGGTCGTTACGATCTCTCAAGAACGTCGTCATGATCCAGTGCGTCGAGTCGAGAAACGAGGAGAGGCCCTTCTGTAGTCGGGTCTGCTGTTCCGAGGCGATCAAAAATGCCCTGAAGCTCAAATCGATCTGCCCGGAGGTCAACCTCTACATCCTCTACAGGGATATCCGAACCTATGGCCTGAAGGAAACCTACTACGAAAAGGCAAGGGAGGAAGGGGTCCTCTTCATCCGTTACGAGCCCGAAAGACCGCCCAAGGTGGAAAAGGGCGATGAAGGAGTTTCGGTCACCGTCCACGAGGCCATCCTACACGACGACCTCCTCATCGAGGCCGACCTCCTCGTGTTGAGCCCGGGCATGGAGGCCCCCCGGGAAGAAAACGAGCGCCTCTCCAAGATGCTCAAAGTCCCCCTCAATCCGGATGGCTTCTTCCTCGAGGCCCACATGAAATTGAGGCCGGTCGACTTTGCGACGGAGGGCGTCTATCTCGCAGGCCTGGCCCATGGCCCCAAATCGATCGAAGAGAGCCTCGCCCAGGCCAATGCCGCGGTCTCGAGGGCCCTCACTCTCCTGACGAAGAAGCAGCTCGAGACGATCGGCACCGTTTCGGAGGTGAACGAAAGGACCTGTGTGGGCTGCGGCCTCTGTGAAAGTCTCTGCCCTTACCAGGCCATCGAGGTCGTGTCGAAGCGGACCATCGTGGGCGAAAAACGGGTCGCCCAGGTCAACAAGGTCCTCTGCAAAGGATGCGGCGTCTGCACGGCTTCCTGCCGTTCCGGGTCGATCGATTTAAAAGGCTTCAGCACCGAAGAGATCTTTTCCCAGATCGTTCAGTTGGCCGCGAGTTAG
- a CDS encoding FAD/NAD(P)-binding protein has protein sequence MKNPYLPIPMILKRARIETTDRMLRTLELAFKNKEDEESFRFIPGQFCELSVLGKGEAPFGIASSPLEKGTLTFTINKAGLVTTALHHLEEGAEIGIRGPLGNGYPIDLFEGKNLLVIGGGFAFTTLRSLVAYYLHPENRPKVKKITVLYGARMPGLLLYKEELEAWQKRDDLTLVMTVDWGDKDWKGKVGLVPNVLEEMAPSSDETYAVICGPPIMIKFTFPKLVALRFPNERIFTSLEKRMKCGIGKCGRCNIGHLYVCKDGPVFSYAQLEKLPKDY, from the coding sequence ATGAAGAACCCGTACCTTCCCATCCCCATGATCCTGAAGAGGGCCAGGATCGAGACGACGGATCGAATGCTCCGAACCCTCGAACTGGCCTTCAAGAACAAAGAGGACGAAGAATCGTTTCGATTCATCCCTGGCCAGTTCTGCGAGCTCTCCGTTTTGGGAAAGGGGGAGGCGCCCTTTGGAATCGCCTCCTCCCCCCTCGAGAAGGGCACCCTCACCTTCACGATCAATAAGGCCGGCCTTGTGACGACGGCGCTTCACCATCTGGAAGAAGGCGCCGAGATCGGCATCCGGGGTCCCCTCGGCAATGGTTATCCCATCGACCTCTTTGAGGGCAAAAACCTCCTCGTCATCGGCGGGGGGTTTGCCTTTACCACCTTACGCTCCCTCGTCGCCTACTACCTTCACCCCGAGAACCGACCGAAGGTGAAGAAGATCACCGTCCTTTACGGGGCGAGGATGCCCGGCCTGCTCCTCTATAAGGAGGAGCTCGAGGCCTGGCAAAAAAGGGACGACCTCACCCTGGTCATGACCGTCGATTGGGGAGACAAGGACTGGAAGGGGAAGGTGGGGCTTGTCCCCAACGTCCTCGAAGAGATGGCCCCTTCTTCTGACGAGACCTACGCCGTCATCTGCGGCCCGCCGATCATGATCAAATTCACCTTTCCCAAGCTGGTCGCCCTTCGCTTTCCCAACGAGCGGATCTTCACCTCCCTCGAAAAGCGGATGAAGTGCGGCATCGGCAAATGCGGTCGGTGCAACATCGGCCATCTCTACGTCTGTAAAGATGGGCCGGTCTTCAGTTATGCCCAGTTGGAGAAACTGCCCAAAGATTATTGA